From Camelus bactrianus isolate YW-2024 breed Bactrian camel chromosome 16, ASM4877302v1, whole genome shotgun sequence, the proteins below share one genomic window:
- the ARHGEF15 gene encoding rho guanine nucleotide exchange factor 15 isoform X1: MSAQSLPTATPPTQKPPRIIRPRPPSRPRTAQSPGPHHNGSSPQEPPLTANDAPNLMCTPIFWEPPASSLKPPAFLPPSASKASLDSQTSPDSPSGTPSPGSRRSISPEPTPRSPVPPPKPSGSPNTPLPLHPTAGVLAQAGSASAPGTVRRLAGRFEWGTEGRIQAVDTVESGPPGGVDVNGETEPPQGILAGSGSQENGPPDAALVCPPCCPCVCHVTRPGLELRWVPVGGYEEGSRAPCRASPLRTSLSRPSPPSLSQPPVVLTSYRSTAERKLLPPLKPPKPTRVRQDATTSGDPPQPELDLPSEDGIQAGDGPDGAPQQDPPATTEGRDEEGLEELKEQNWELPLQDEPLYQTYRAAVLSEELWGVGEDGSPSPPNPGEAPTFARPPGPRNTLWQELPAVRASGLLETLSPQERRMQESLFEVVTSEASYLRSLRLLTDTFVLSQALRDTLTPRDHHTLFSNVQRVQGVSERFLGKLLSRVRSSPHISDLCDVVHAHAVGPFSVYVDYVRNQQYQEETYSRLMDTNMRFSAELRRLQSLPKCQRLPLPSFLLLPFQRITRLRMLLQNILRQTEEGSSRQENAQKALGAISKIIERCSAEVGRMKQTEELIRLAQRLRFHKVKALPLVSWSRRLELQGELTELGCRRGGVLFASRPRFTPLCLLLFSDLLLITQPKSGQRLQVLDYAHRSLVQAQQVPDPSGPPTFRLSLLSNHQGRPTHRLLQASSLSDMQRWLGAFPTPGPLPCSPDTIFEDCDCSQELCSEPSTPTKTEGRSPEPRAPLKHLHKSPEGWLKGLPGAFPAQLVCEVTGEHERRKHLRQHQRLLEAVGPSSGPLGAPPP; encoded by the exons ATGTCAGCCCAGTCTCTTCCCACAGCAACACCCCCTACCCAGAAGCCCCCTCGGATCATCCGCCCCCGCCCCCCTTCTCGCCCCCGGACTGCCCAGTCCCCTGGGCCCCACCACAACGGCTCCTCTCCGCAAGAACCTCCCCTCACTGCCAATGATGCCCCCAACCTAATGTGTACCCCCATCTTCTGGGAGCCCCCAGCCTCGTCCCTCAAGCCCCCAGCCTTTCTGCCCCCATCAGCTTCTAAAGCCAGCCTCGACTCCCAGACTTCCCCAGACTCTCCTTCCGGCACCCCCAGTCCCGGGTCCCGGCGCTCCATCTCCCCGGAACCTACTCCCCGGTCTCCAGTACCCCCACCCAAACCCTCTGGGTCACCCAACACACCTCTGCCCCTGCACCCTACGGCCGGGGTCCTGGCCCAGGCTGGCTCTGCCTCGGCCCCAGGCACTGTGCGGAGACTGGCTGGCAGGTTTGAATGGGGCACTGAAGGCAGGATCCAGGCTGTGGACACCGTGGAGTCGGGTCCCCCAGGGGGAGTGGATGTGAATGGGGAGACAGAGCCTCCTCAGGGCATCCTCGCTGGGAGTGGGTCCCAGGAGAACGGCCCTCCAG ATGCTGCCCTGGtctgccctccctgctgcccctgtGTCTGCCATGTCACCCGGCCTGGCCTGGAGCTCCGATGGGTGCCTGTAGGGGGCTACGAGGAGGGCTCCAGGGCCCCCTGCCGGGCCTCCCCGCTGCGGACCTCTCTCTCCCGCCCCAGCCCTCCAAGCCTCAGTCAGCCCCCAGTCGTCCTCACGTCCTACCGCTCCACCGCCGAGCGCAAACTCCTGCCACCCCTCAAACCCCCCAAACCAACTCGGGTCAGACAGGACGCCACCACCTCTGGGGACCCCCCACAGCCAGAGCTCGATCTGCCCTCCGAAGATGGAATCCAAGCAG GGGATGGTCCTGACGGAGCCCCTCAGCAAGATCCTCCAGCAACCACGGAGGGCAG GgatgaggaggggctggaggagctgaAAGAGCAGAACTGGGAGCTGCCCCTGCAGGACG AACCCCTGTATCAGACTTACCGAGCAGCCGTGCTGTCAGAGGAGCTGTGGGGGGTCGGTGAAGATGGGAGTCCGTCTCCACCCAATCCTGGAGAAGCTCCCACCTTTGCCCGGCCACCGGGACCTCGCAACACGCTGTGGCAGGAGCTCCCAGCTGTGCGAGCCAGCGGCCTCCTGGAGACCCTCAGCCCCCAGGAGAGGCGCATGCAGGAG AGCCTGTTCGAGGTGGTGACATCCGAGGCCTCGTACCTGCGCTCCCTACGGCTGCTGACTGACACCTTTGTGCTGAGCCAGGCTCTCCGGGACACGCTCACCCCTCGGGATCACCACACTCTCTTCTCCAACGTGCAGCGAGTCCAGGGAGTCAGTGAGCG GTTTCTGGGGAAGTTACTGTCCCGTGTGCGCTCCTCCCCGCACATCAGCGACCTGTGCGACGTGGTGCATGCCCACGCCGTGGGGCCGTTCTCGGTGTACGTGGATTACGTCCGGAACCAGCAGTATCAGGAGGAGACTTACAGCCGCCTGAT GGACACGAACATGCGCTTCTCCGCGGAGCTGCGGCGGCTGCAGAGCCTCCCAAAGTGCCAGCGGCTCCCGCTGCCGTCTTTCCTGCTGCTGCCATTTCAGCGCATCACGCGGCTCCGCATGCTGCTGCAG AATATCCTGCGCCAGACAGAGGAGGGGTCCAGCCGCCAGGAGAACGCCCAGAAGGCCCTGGGTGCTATCAGCAAG ATCATTGAGCGTTGCAGCGCCGAGGTGGGGCGCATGAAGCAGACGGAGGAGCTGATCCGTCTCGCACAGCGGCTGCGCTTCCACAAAGTCAAG GCCCTGCCCCTGGTCTCCTGGTCCAGGCGCCTGGAGTTGCAGGGGGAGCTGACAGAATTAGGATGCAGAAGGGGAGGTGTGCTCTTTGCCTCGCGCCCCCGCTTCACCCCCCTCTGCCTGCTGCTCTTCAGTGATCTGCTGCTCATCACTCAGCCCAAGAG TGGGCAGCGGCTACAGGTCCTGGACTATGCCCATCGCTCCCTGGTCCAGGCCCAGCAGGTCCCCGACCCATCTGGACCTCCTACCTTCCGCCTCTCCCTTCTCAGCAACCACCAGGGCCGCCCCACCCACCGGCTACTCCAAGCTTCATCCCT ATCAGACATGCAGCGCTGGCTGGGAGCCTTCCCTACCCCAggcccccttccctgctcccccgACACCATCTTTGAGGATTGTG ACTGTTCCCAGGAACTCTGTTCAGAGCCTTCCACACCCACTAAGACTGAGGGACGGAGTCCGGAGCCCAGGGCTCCCCTCAAGCACCTACACAAGAGCCCTGAAG GCTGGCTGAAGGGGCTTCCCGGGGCCTTCCCTGCCCAGCTGGTGTGTGAAGTCACAGGGGAACACGAAAGGAGGAAGCACCTTCGCCAGCACCAGAGGCTCCTGGAGGCTGTTGGGCCCTCTTCAGGCCCCCTTGGTGCCCCCCCACCCTAA
- the ARHGEF15 gene encoding rho guanine nucleotide exchange factor 15 isoform X2: MSAQSLPTATPPTQKPPRIIRPRPPSRPRTAQSPGPHHNGSSPQEPPLTANDAPNLMCTPIFWEPPASSLKPPAFLPPSASKASLDSQTSPDSPSGTPSPGSRRSISPEPTPRSPVPPPKPSGSPNTPLPLHPTAGVLAQAGSASAPGTVRRLAGRFEWGTEGRIQAVDTVESGPPGGVDVNGETEPPQGILAGSGSQENGPPDAALVCPPCCPCVCHVTRPGLELRWVPVGGYEEGSRAPCRASPLRTSLSRPSPPSLSQPPVVLTSYRSTAERKLLPPLKPPKPTRVRQDATTSGDPPQPELDLPSEDGIQAGDGPDGAPQQDPPATTEGRDEEGLEELKEQNWELPLQDEPLYQTYRAAVLSEELWGVGEDGSPSPPNPGEAPTFARPPGPRNTLWQELPAVRASGLLETLSPQERRMQESLFEVVTSEASYLRSLRLLTDTFVLSQALRDTLTPRDHHTLFSNVQRVQGVSERFLGKLLSRVRSSPHISDLCDVVHAHAVGPFSVYVDYVRNQQYQEETYSRLMDTNMRFSAELRRLQSLPKCQRLPLPSFLLLPFQRITRLRMLLQNILRQTEEGSSRQENAQKALGAISKIIERCSAEVGRMKQTEELIRLAQRLRFHKVKALPLVSWSRRLELQGELTELGCRRGGVLFASRPRFTPLCLLLFSDLLLITQPKRPSRSPTHLDLLPSASPFSATTRAAPPTGYSKLHPYQTCSAGWEPSLPQAPFPAPPTPSLRIVTVPRNSVQSLPHPLRLRDGVRSPGLPSSTYTRALKAG, from the exons ATGTCAGCCCAGTCTCTTCCCACAGCAACACCCCCTACCCAGAAGCCCCCTCGGATCATCCGCCCCCGCCCCCCTTCTCGCCCCCGGACTGCCCAGTCCCCTGGGCCCCACCACAACGGCTCCTCTCCGCAAGAACCTCCCCTCACTGCCAATGATGCCCCCAACCTAATGTGTACCCCCATCTTCTGGGAGCCCCCAGCCTCGTCCCTCAAGCCCCCAGCCTTTCTGCCCCCATCAGCTTCTAAAGCCAGCCTCGACTCCCAGACTTCCCCAGACTCTCCTTCCGGCACCCCCAGTCCCGGGTCCCGGCGCTCCATCTCCCCGGAACCTACTCCCCGGTCTCCAGTACCCCCACCCAAACCCTCTGGGTCACCCAACACACCTCTGCCCCTGCACCCTACGGCCGGGGTCCTGGCCCAGGCTGGCTCTGCCTCGGCCCCAGGCACTGTGCGGAGACTGGCTGGCAGGTTTGAATGGGGCACTGAAGGCAGGATCCAGGCTGTGGACACCGTGGAGTCGGGTCCCCCAGGGGGAGTGGATGTGAATGGGGAGACAGAGCCTCCTCAGGGCATCCTCGCTGGGAGTGGGTCCCAGGAGAACGGCCCTCCAG ATGCTGCCCTGGtctgccctccctgctgcccctgtGTCTGCCATGTCACCCGGCCTGGCCTGGAGCTCCGATGGGTGCCTGTAGGGGGCTACGAGGAGGGCTCCAGGGCCCCCTGCCGGGCCTCCCCGCTGCGGACCTCTCTCTCCCGCCCCAGCCCTCCAAGCCTCAGTCAGCCCCCAGTCGTCCTCACGTCCTACCGCTCCACCGCCGAGCGCAAACTCCTGCCACCCCTCAAACCCCCCAAACCAACTCGGGTCAGACAGGACGCCACCACCTCTGGGGACCCCCCACAGCCAGAGCTCGATCTGCCCTCCGAAGATGGAATCCAAGCAG GGGATGGTCCTGACGGAGCCCCTCAGCAAGATCCTCCAGCAACCACGGAGGGCAG GgatgaggaggggctggaggagctgaAAGAGCAGAACTGGGAGCTGCCCCTGCAGGACG AACCCCTGTATCAGACTTACCGAGCAGCCGTGCTGTCAGAGGAGCTGTGGGGGGTCGGTGAAGATGGGAGTCCGTCTCCACCCAATCCTGGAGAAGCTCCCACCTTTGCCCGGCCACCGGGACCTCGCAACACGCTGTGGCAGGAGCTCCCAGCTGTGCGAGCCAGCGGCCTCCTGGAGACCCTCAGCCCCCAGGAGAGGCGCATGCAGGAG AGCCTGTTCGAGGTGGTGACATCCGAGGCCTCGTACCTGCGCTCCCTACGGCTGCTGACTGACACCTTTGTGCTGAGCCAGGCTCTCCGGGACACGCTCACCCCTCGGGATCACCACACTCTCTTCTCCAACGTGCAGCGAGTCCAGGGAGTCAGTGAGCG GTTTCTGGGGAAGTTACTGTCCCGTGTGCGCTCCTCCCCGCACATCAGCGACCTGTGCGACGTGGTGCATGCCCACGCCGTGGGGCCGTTCTCGGTGTACGTGGATTACGTCCGGAACCAGCAGTATCAGGAGGAGACTTACAGCCGCCTGAT GGACACGAACATGCGCTTCTCCGCGGAGCTGCGGCGGCTGCAGAGCCTCCCAAAGTGCCAGCGGCTCCCGCTGCCGTCTTTCCTGCTGCTGCCATTTCAGCGCATCACGCGGCTCCGCATGCTGCTGCAG AATATCCTGCGCCAGACAGAGGAGGGGTCCAGCCGCCAGGAGAACGCCCAGAAGGCCCTGGGTGCTATCAGCAAG ATCATTGAGCGTTGCAGCGCCGAGGTGGGGCGCATGAAGCAGACGGAGGAGCTGATCCGTCTCGCACAGCGGCTGCGCTTCCACAAAGTCAAG GCCCTGCCCCTGGTCTCCTGGTCCAGGCGCCTGGAGTTGCAGGGGGAGCTGACAGAATTAGGATGCAGAAGGGGAGGTGTGCTCTTTGCCTCGCGCCCCCGCTTCACCCCCCTCTGCCTGCTGCTCTTCAGTGATCTGCTGCTCATCACTCAGCCCAAGAG GCCCAGCAGGTCCCCGACCCATCTGGACCTCCTACCTTCCGCCTCTCCCTTCTCAGCAACCACCAGGGCCGCCCCACCCACCGGCTACTCCAAGCTTCATCCCT ATCAGACATGCAGCGCTGGCTGGGAGCCTTCCCTACCCCAggcccccttccctgctcccccgACACCATCTTTGAGGATTGTG ACTGTTCCCAGGAACTCTGTTCAGAGCCTTCCACACCCACTAAGACTGAGGGACGGAGTCCGGAGCCCAGGGCTCCCCTCAAGCACCTACACAAGAGCCCTGAAG GCTGGCTGA
- the SLC25A35 gene encoding solute carrier family 25 member 35 → MDFLMSGLAACGACLFTNPLEVVKTRMQLQGELQAPGTYQRHYRNVFHAFITISKVDGLAALQKGLAPALLYQFLMNGIRLGTYGLAEAGGYLHTAEGTHSPARSAAAGALAGVMGAYLGSPIYMVKTHLQAQAASEIAVGHQYKHQGMFQALTKIGQKHGLLGLWRGALGGLPRVIVGSSTQLCTFSSTKDLMTQWEIFPPQTWKVALAAAMVSGIAVVLAMTPFDVVSTRLYNQPTDAQGKGLMYRGLLDALLQTARTEGIFGMYKGIGASYFRLGPHTILSLFFWDQLRTLYYTYTK, encoded by the exons ATGGACTTCTTGATGAGTGGCCTGGCAGCCTGCGGAGCCTGTTTGTTCACCAATCCCCTGGAGGTGGTGAAGACTAGGATGCAGCTGCAGGGAGAACTGCAGGCCCCTGGCACCTACCAACGGCACTACCGAAACGTCTTCCATGCCTTCATCACCATCAGCAAGGTGGACGGCCTGGCTGCCCTGCAGAAgggcctggcccctgccctctTATACCAGTTCCTGATGAACGGCATCCGGCTGGGCACCTACGGGCTGGCTGAAGCTGGGGGCTACCTGCACACAGCTGAAGGCACCCACAGCCCTGCCCGCAGTGCAGCAGCTGGGGCTCTAGCTGGGGTCATGGGAGCCTACTTGGGGAGCCCCATCTACATG GTGAAGACACACCTACAGGCACAGGCAGCCTCAGAAATTGCTGTAGGGCACCAGTATAAGCATCAG GGCATGTTTCAGGCGCTAACCAAGATTGGCCAGAAACATGGTCTGCTGGGGTTGTGGCGTGGGGCCCTGGGCGGCCTGCCCCGAGTTATCGTCGGTTCCTCCACCCAGCTGTGCACCTTCTCATCCACCAAGGACCTCATGACCCAGTGGGAG ATATTTCCTCCCCAGACCTGGAAGGTGGCTCTGGCGGCTGCCATGGTGAGTGGCATTGCGGTGGTCCTGGCCATGACACCCTTTGACGTGGTCAGCACAAGGCTCTACAATCAGCCCACAGATGCTCAGGGCAAG GGCCTCATGTACCGGGGGTTGCTGGACGCTCTGCTGCAGACGGCTCGGACAGAAGGCATTTTTGGCATGTACAAGGGCATAGGTGCCTCCTACTTCCGCCTTGGCCCCCacaccatcctctctctcttcttctgggaccagCTGCGCACGCTCTACTACACTTACACCAAATAA
- the RANGRF gene encoding ran guanine nucleotide release factor isoform X1: MEPTQDYPLFGGAFSATLPPGAIDVSDLRPVPDNQEVFCHRVTDQSLIVELLELQAHVQGEEAARYHFEDVAGVQEARAVQVEAVQPLPLENLALRGCCQEAWILSGKQQVAKENQQVAKYVTLHQALLRLTQYQTDLLLTFNQPPPENRSSLGPENLSLLPWSLGDFEQLVTSLTLHDPNIFSPQ, from the exons ATGGAGCCCACGCAGGACTACCCACTGTTTGGGGGCGCCTTCTCAGCCACTCTCCCTCCCGGGGCCATTGACGTAAG CGACCTTCGACCAGTCCCGGACAATCAAGAAGTTTTCTGCCATCGCGTGACAGACCAGAGCCTGATCGTGGAACTTCTGGAGCTGCAGGCCCACGTGCAGGGTGAAGAGGCTGCTCG GTACCACTTTGAGGATGTTGCTGGGGTGCAGGAGGCTAGAGCTGTACAAGTGGAGGCTGTGCAGCCCCTCCCTTTGGAGAACCTGGCCCTGAGGGGCTGCTGTCAAGAAGCCTGGATCCTCTCTGGCAAGCAGCAGGTAGCGAAAGAAAACCAGCAG GTAGCAAAGTATGTGACATTGCACCAGGCCTTGCTGCGGCTGACCCAATACCAGACTGATCTCTTGCTCACCTTCAATCAGCCCCC CCCTGAGAATAGGTCATCTCTTGGCCCTGAAAATTTGTCACTTCTGCCCTGGAGCCTGGGTGACTTTGAACAGCTGGTGACCAGTCTGACCCTTCACGATCCCAACATCTTTAGTCCccaataa
- the RANGRF gene encoding ran guanine nucleotide release factor isoform X2 — protein MEPTQDYPLFGGAFSATLPPGAIDVSDLRPVPDNQEVFCHRVTDQSLIVELLELQAHVQGEEAARYHFEDVAGVQEARAVQVEAVQPLPLENLALRGCCQEAWILSGKQQVAKENQQP, from the exons ATGGAGCCCACGCAGGACTACCCACTGTTTGGGGGCGCCTTCTCAGCCACTCTCCCTCCCGGGGCCATTGACGTAAG CGACCTTCGACCAGTCCCGGACAATCAAGAAGTTTTCTGCCATCGCGTGACAGACCAGAGCCTGATCGTGGAACTTCTGGAGCTGCAGGCCCACGTGCAGGGTGAAGAGGCTGCTCG GTACCACTTTGAGGATGTTGCTGGGGTGCAGGAGGCTAGAGCTGTACAAGTGGAGGCTGTGCAGCCCCTCCCTTTGGAGAACCTGGCCCTGAGGGGCTGCTGTCAAGAAGCCTGGATCCTCTCTGGCAAGCAGCAGGTAGCGAAAGAAAACCAGCAG CCCTGA